From the Anaeromyxobacter dehalogenans 2CP-1 genome, the window CCGGTCTCCTCGGCGGCGAGGGCGGTGCCGCCCAGCGTCACCTTGCCCTTGCCGGCGGGCGGGAACAGCTCGTCGAGCGCCTTGCCCTTGCGCGCCGCGTCCAGCGCGGCCTGCGCCTTCTCGCGGGCCAGCGCCTGCGCGCGGTCGCGGGCCAGCAGCTCGCGGGCGATGTCGAGGCGTGCCGCCTCGAGCGTCACCTTGCGCGCGGGGACGACCTCGTCGGCGCGGATGAGGTGCCAGCCGGCGGGGGTGCGCACCGGCTCCGAGACCTCTCCGGCCTTCAGGGCGAGCGCGGCCTTGGCGAACGCGGCGTCGGCGAGCCCCTCGGAGACGAAGCCGAGGTCGCCGCCCCGATCCTTGGTGTTCGGGTCGTCGGACAGCGCCGCAGCCACCTTGGCGAAGTCCTCGCCCTTCTTCACCCGTGCCGCCGCCTCGTCGATCTTCTTCCGCGCGGCCGCCTCCTCGTCGGCGGAGGCGCCCGGCGCCACGCGCGCCAGCACGTGCCGGACGTGGGCCTTGGCCCTCTGGTCGTAGCGATCGGCGTTCTCCTTGTAGAACGCCTCGACGCGCGCGCCCTCCTTGTCCGCGAACGCCTTCGCTTCCGCGTCGGGCACCTTCACCTCGGCCTGCGCCGCGGCGACCGGGAACCGCACGAACTGCAGCGAGGCGCGGTCGGCCGAGGCCGCCCACTGCGCGCGCACCTCGGTGGCGGGCACCTTCACGGTCTCGACGAGCGCGCCGAGGATCTTCTGGTAGAGCAGGTCGTCGCGGACCGCCGCCTCGAAGTTGCCGGGCGAGCCGTAGTTCGCGCGGACCGCCTCGAGGTAGGTCTCGTAGCGGAACTGGCCGTTCTCCTGGAACGCCGGCATCTGGTGGACCGCCTCGGACACCTCGCGGTCGGTCACCACCACGCCGCGGCGCCGCGCCTCCTGCAGCGCCAGCTCGCGATCCTCCAGCACGCCCAGCGCCTGGCGCCCGAGGCCGAGCTGCGCCGCGAGCTCGCGGGTGAAGCCCTCACCGGCCTGCTGCTGGTAGAAGCGGAGCAGGTTCTCGTACTGCCGCTCGAAGTCGGCGGCCGAGATGCTCTTCCCGTTGACCCGGGCGGCGTAGGCCGGGGCGCCGCCGCAGCCCGCGCCCCCCTTGGACAGCGAACCGGGACCGAAGTTGATGGCGAACACCACCACGATCCCGAGGACGATGAGCCAGGAGAAAATGCCCTTCTTGTTGGCCCGGACGATATCGAGCATGAAGCGATGCTCCGAGTTGTTGTAAGACGAACGCCCTGGAAAGGGGTGGGCGCCGCGAAGTTGAACACCCTAGTCAACAAGGGCTAAAATGCAAGGGTTTTTGGCCCTGCTGGAGTCTCCGGAGTCCCCGTGTTCGCCTTGCTCAAGCGGTACCGCGAGCTGATCCTGGTCGCGGTCCTGCTCCTCGTGCCCCTCGGGGTCTTCTTCGCCCACGCAAAGCAGCCCAGCGAGCGCACCCGCCTGGATCGGGTGGTGCTCTGGATCACCTATCCGGTCCAGCGGGTGGTGGCCTGGGGCGTCACCGGCGTGCTCGACGGCTGGCGCGGATACGTCGCCCTGCGTCACGCGCAGGAGCGCGCCGTCGATCTGTCACGGCAGGTCAACCTGCTCCAGATGGAGAAGCAGCAGCTCGTGGCCGAGCGCGCGGAGGCGGAGCGCATCCGCAAGCTGCTCGCGTTCGCGGAGGCGACCCCCGAGCGCACCTACGTGGGCGGGCGGGTGATCGGCGTCCGCCTCGGGACGGCCGGCCTGCAGATCGTCACGCTCGACCGCGGCGCCGCGGACGGCGTGGACCGCGCCATGCCGGCGGTGGTGGCGGAGGGCGTGGTCGGGCGGGTGCACTCGGTGACGGACCACACCTCGGACGTGCTGCTGCTCACGGATCGCAACAGCTCCATCGCGGTGCGCGTGGACCGCACCCGCGCGCGCGCGAACGTGCGCGGCACCGGCAAGCCCGACGGCTGCAAGCTCGACTACGCGCTCCGCACCGAGGACATGATCGAGGGCGACCAGCTCGTCACCTCTGGCACCGACGGCGTGTTCCCGCCCGGCCTGCCGGTCGGCCGCGTCACGCACCTGCAGCGGAGCGCGAACGGCCTGTTCCAGGAGGCGCAGGTGGTCCCCGCCGTGGACGTCACGCGCGTCGAGGAGATGCTGGTGATCACCTCTGCGGAGCGCGCCGCCGAGGCGCAGCCCTCCGCGTACGCGCCGGGGACCCAGCGGTGAAGCCGCTCGCGCACGTCGTGTTCGCCCTGCTGCTGGCCGGGCTCCAGGCCGCGGTGCTCCGCTGGGTGGGCGGCGGCGCGTTCTCGGTCTCGCTGCTCGCCGCCTGCATCGTGTACCTCGGCCTGCAGGCCGGGAACGTGGACGGCTCGGTGGCCTCGGCCGGGGTCGGCTACGTGCTCGATCTCATGACCGGCTCGCCGAAGGGGCTCATGACGTTCCTGGCGGTGGCGGTGTTCGTGCTCGCGCGCGGCGCCGGCGCCGCGGTGGACGTGCGCGGGCGGGCGGGCTTCGCCGCGCTCTCCGGGCTGGGCGCGCTGGTGCTGTCGCTCGGCGCGCTGCTGCTGACGCGGCTGACCTCGGCCCCGGAGGTGCAGCCCGGCGCCGCCCTCCTGCCGCGCATGCTCCTCGAGGCGCTCCTCACCGCCGCCGTGGCCCCGCTGATCGGGGCGGGCATGCGCCGCATCGACGGCCTGTTCCACCGCGAGGAGCCGGGGCTCCTGCGCTGACATGTCGCTCATCCCGCCCAGCGCGCCCGGTGCGGCGCAGAAGGAGTTCAGGCCGCGGCTGGCCTGGGCCACGGGCCTGGTGGTGCTCGTGTTCCTGACGCTGCTCGGGCGTCTGTACCAGCTCCAGATCCTCCGCGGCGACGAGTACAAGGAGCGCGCCGACGAGAACTTCGTGAAGGAGCTGCGCATCCCCGCCGACCGCGGCCTGATGCTCGACCGCAACCGGCGCGTGCTGGTGGACTCGCGGCCCTCGTACGACGTGACGCTCACGCCGTACTTCTGCGGGAAGCAGTGCGACGAGATCCTGGCGCGCGTGGCGGCGCTGCTGCAGATGTCGCCCGAGGAGGTGGCCCGCGCGCAGGGGCAGCTCCGCTCGGCGCGCAAGCTCGAGCGCTTCCGCCCGTTCACCGTGAAGGTGGACATCACGCGCGAGGAGCTGGACCGGTACCTGGCGCGCCAGATGGACCTGCCCGGCGTGGACGTCCAGCCCATCCCGCACCGCAACTACCGCTTCGGCGGGCTGGGCGGGCACCTCATCGGCTACATGAACGAGGTCGGGGGCGAGGAGCTGAAGCGCCTCAACGAGGAGCTGCAGCGCACCGCCTCGCCGCAGGGCCCCTACTACATGGGCGACTACGTCGGCCGCCGCGGCCTGGAGCGCCGCTTCGAGCGCGACCTGCGCGGCGTGGACGGCAAGGAGCGCGTGCCGGTGGACGCGAAGGGGCGCCGCAAGGAGGACGCGGACGACCTCATCCCGCCCGACCAGCGCGTGGTCCCGAGCGTGCCCGGGCGCAACCTGGTGCTGTCCATCGACTGGCGCCTGCAGGAGTTCGCCGAGCAGACGTTCCCCGCCACCGCCGGCGTGGTGCTGGCGATGGACGCGAAGACCGGCTTCCTGCTCGCGCTGGTGGACCGCCCCGCGCCGGATCCGAACAAGATGTCCGGACGCATCACCGCGGCCGAGCTGGCGGCGATCCACTCGGACCCGCTGCAGCCCGAGCTGTTCCGCGCCATCCAGCAGCACTACCACCCCGGCTCCACCTTCAAGGCGCTCACCAGCATCGCGGCGCTGGAGGAGGGGGTCTACAAGCCGAACACCTCGGTGTACTGCCCGGGGCACTTCAGCATGGGCCGCGCGCGCTGGCGCTGCGACAAGGACAGCGGCCACGGCTACGTGGACTTCGAGCACGCGCTGGGCGCGAGCTGCGACGTGTTCTTCTACGCGGCCGGCGCGCAGCTCGGCGCCGACGCCATCGCGAAGTGGGGCCACCTCTCCGGCCTGGGCGTGCCCACCGGGTTCGACATCGCCGGCGAGGTGCCGGGCGTGGTGCCCGACGCGGCCTGGCACGACAAGCACCAGGCCGGCGGCTACCAGCGCGGCATGGCGGTGAACCTGTCCATCGGCCAGGGCGACGTGAACGTCACGCCCATGCAGCAGCTCGTGTTCTACGGCGCGCTCGCCACCGGCAAGATCTGGAAGCCGCAGGTGGTGCTGCGCGTGGAGGACCCGGACGGCCAGGTGCTGCAGGCGTTCACGCCGGAGACGCGCGGCGAGCTGCCGGTCAAGCCGTCCACCCGCGACACCGTGCTGAAGGGGCTGCTCGCGGCGGTGAACCAGCCGTTCGGCACCGCCTACTCGCAGCGCTCCGCCGACTACGTCATGGCGGGCAAGACCGGGACGGCGCAGGTGGTGAAGCTGGGCGCGCGGCGCCTCAAGGCGTCGCAGGTGTCGTACTTCGAGCGCGACCACGCGTGGTTCGCGGCGTTCGCGCCGGCGGAGGATCCGGAGATCGTGGTGGTGGTCCTGAACGAGCACTCGGGCTTCGGCTCGTCGAACGCGGCGCCGACCGCGTCGGCGCTGGTGAAGCGGTACTTCCAGCTGAAGGCGGAGGACGCGGCCGAGCGGGCCGGCCCGGCGCAGGGCCCGGCGCCCGAGCGCGCCCCGGCGCCTCCCGCCGCGCCGCCCGCGGCGCCGCCGCCCGGCGCGGTCGAGCCGGCCAGGCTGGGCACGGGCGGCGCGTCCGCCGCGGTGCCGGGGGTGGACCGTGGCGCCTGACGTCTCGCTCGCGGCCACGCCGCACCGGCGCGTGTTCGCGCACTTCCCCTGGCACCTCGCGCTGATCGTCCTGTCGATCTCGGCGATCGGGATCTGGAACCTCTCCTCCGCCTCGCGCAGCGCGCACGCGCCGGTCTGGATCTCGCAGACCTGGTGGATGGGCGCCGGCGCGGTGCTGGCGCTCGCCATCACGCTGGTGGACCACCGCGCGTTCCACCGCATGGCCTGGGTGTTCTACGCGGTGGTGCTGGTGCTGCTCGTGCTGGTGATGGTGAAGGGGCGCTACGTCATGGGCGCCCGGCGCTGGTTGACCATCGGCCCGGTGAACTTCCAGCCCTCCGAGCTGGCGAAGCTCTCGGTGGCGCTCGCGCTGGCGAGCTTCTTCGCGTCGGACACCGAGAAGCGCAAGGACGGCTACGGGCTGCTGCGCCTGATCGCGCCGATGCTGATCGCGCTCGTCCCGGCGGTGCTCATCCTGAAGCAGCCGGACCTGGGCACCGCGCTCATCGTGCTGTCGGTCGGGTTCACCCAGATCCTGTTCGCGAAGGTGCGCTGGAAGACGCTGGCGCTGCTGGCGGGCGTGGCGGTGGTCGGGTCGGTGCTCGTCTACCCGCACCTGAAGCCGTACCAGAAGAAGCGCGTCGAGACGTTCATCAACCCGGAGGCGGACGCGCTCGGCGCGGGCTACCACGCCACCCAGTCGATGATCGCGGTGGGCTCGGGGCAGGGGCTGGGGAAGGGCTGGGGGCAGGGCACCCAGACGTACCTGTCGTTCCTCCCCGAGCAGCACACCGACTTCATCTTCTCGGTGTGGGCCGAGGAGCACGGGTTCGTCGGCTGCCTGCTGCTGATCGCGCTCTACTTCGCGCTGGTGACGAGCGCCATGGACGTCGCGGGCAACGCGCGCGACCGGTTCGGGCACTTCCTGGCGGTGGGGCTCACCGGGATGCTCTTCTGGCACGTCGCCATCAACATCGGGATGGTGATCGGCCTGCTGCCGGTGGTGGGGGTGACGCTCCCGCTGATGAGCTACGGCGGGTCGAGCGTGATCGTCATCTACAGCGGGATCGGCCTGCTCGCGAACGTCGGGATGCGCCGGTTCGTGAACTGAGGGTGACGCGTGCCGCGCGCGCGTCGAGCGGTCGACGCGGCACGTTGCCGCACCTCGCGCCCCCGCCCGCCCGCGGCCCGCCGTGGCGGCC encodes:
- a CDS encoding peptidylprolyl isomerase; translated protein: MLDIVRANKKGIFSWLIVLGIVVVFAINFGPGSLSKGGAGCGGAPAYAARVNGKSISAADFERQYENLLRFYQQQAGEGFTRELAAQLGLGRQALGVLEDRELALQEARRRGVVVTDREVSEAVHQMPAFQENGQFRYETYLEAVRANYGSPGNFEAAVRDDLLYQKILGALVETVKVPATEVRAQWAASADRASLQFVRFPVAAAQAEVKVPDAEAKAFADKEGARVEAFYKENADRYDQRAKAHVRHVLARVAPGASADEEAAARKKIDEAAARVKKGEDFAKVAAALSDDPNTKDRGGDLGFVSEGLADAAFAKAALALKAGEVSEPVRTPAGWHLIRADEVVPARKVTLEAARLDIARELLARDRAQALAREKAQAALDAARKGKALDELFPPAGKGKVTLGGTALAAEETGPFGAGSPVVPRVGAAPELAQAALSAKAGEVLPKVFDTPSGPVIAVVKLRESPDPARFEAERAGIEARLQGMKAEQVRRAWLEELRGKAKIEENVALLGAAQPAAPQP
- the mreC gene encoding rod shape-determining protein MreC, whose amino-acid sequence is MFALLKRYRELILVAVLLLVPLGVFFAHAKQPSERTRLDRVVLWITYPVQRVVAWGVTGVLDGWRGYVALRHAQERAVDLSRQVNLLQMEKQQLVAERAEAERIRKLLAFAEATPERTYVGGRVIGVRLGTAGLQIVTLDRGAADGVDRAMPAVVAEGVVGRVHSVTDHTSDVLLLTDRNSSIAVRVDRTRARANVRGTGKPDGCKLDYALRTEDMIEGDQLVTSGTDGVFPPGLPVGRVTHLQRSANGLFQEAQVVPAVDVTRVEEMLVITSAERAAEAQPSAYAPGTQR
- the mrdA gene encoding penicillin-binding protein 2 — translated: MSLIPPSAPGAAQKEFRPRLAWATGLVVLVFLTLLGRLYQLQILRGDEYKERADENFVKELRIPADRGLMLDRNRRVLVDSRPSYDVTLTPYFCGKQCDEILARVAALLQMSPEEVARAQGQLRSARKLERFRPFTVKVDITREELDRYLARQMDLPGVDVQPIPHRNYRFGGLGGHLIGYMNEVGGEELKRLNEELQRTASPQGPYYMGDYVGRRGLERRFERDLRGVDGKERVPVDAKGRRKEDADDLIPPDQRVVPSVPGRNLVLSIDWRLQEFAEQTFPATAGVVLAMDAKTGFLLALVDRPAPDPNKMSGRITAAELAAIHSDPLQPELFRAIQQHYHPGSTFKALTSIAALEEGVYKPNTSVYCPGHFSMGRARWRCDKDSGHGYVDFEHALGASCDVFFYAAGAQLGADAIAKWGHLSGLGVPTGFDIAGEVPGVVPDAAWHDKHQAGGYQRGMAVNLSIGQGDVNVTPMQQLVFYGALATGKIWKPQVVLRVEDPDGQVLQAFTPETRGELPVKPSTRDTVLKGLLAAVNQPFGTAYSQRSADYVMAGKTGTAQVVKLGARRLKASQVSYFERDHAWFAAFAPAEDPEIVVVVLNEHSGFGSSNAAPTASALVKRYFQLKAEDAAERAGPAQGPAPERAPAPPAAPPAAPPPGAVEPARLGTGGASAAVPGVDRGA
- the rodA gene encoding rod shape-determining protein RodA, which gives rise to MAPDVSLAATPHRRVFAHFPWHLALIVLSISAIGIWNLSSASRSAHAPVWISQTWWMGAGAVLALAITLVDHRAFHRMAWVFYAVVLVLLVLVMVKGRYVMGARRWLTIGPVNFQPSELAKLSVALALASFFASDTEKRKDGYGLLRLIAPMLIALVPAVLILKQPDLGTALIVLSVGFTQILFAKVRWKTLALLAGVAVVGSVLVYPHLKPYQKKRVETFINPEADALGAGYHATQSMIAVGSGQGLGKGWGQGTQTYLSFLPEQHTDFIFSVWAEEHGFVGCLLLIALYFALVTSAMDVAGNARDRFGHFLAVGLTGMLFWHVAINIGMVIGLLPVVGVTLPLMSYGGSSVIVIYSGIGLLANVGMRRFVN